In a genomic window of Temperatibacter marinus:
- a CDS encoding 1-deoxy-D-xylulose-5-phosphate reductoisomerase translates to MPADPLKSITILGATGSIGDSTLNLIRQHPQKFKVHALTAHKNVRKLAALAEEFQPEKIVIADETLFQENQALFTRYKGECLSGKEAIKKVAAEGDLIVAAIVGAAGLEPVLEAVRAGKVIALANKEALVCAGDLIMDEVKAYGATLLPVDSEHNAIYQVFDFERSESVSKLTLTASGGPFLTRDLNSFSSITPEEAVAHPNWDMGSKISVDSATMMNKGLELIEAYHLFPIEVDQLDVIIHPQSVIHSTVEYRDGSVLAQLGSPDMKIPISYCLDYPNRIETGAKKLDLAEIVQMTFIKPCYDRFPCLKLAMDALKIGGAAPTVLNAANEVAVEAFLHKKIKFTDISKVVEKCLERSDMKAPQSIANLLEIDEKARITTSSLLTELRMD, encoded by the coding sequence ATGCCGGCTGATCCTTTAAAATCTATAACTATTCTTGGCGCGACTGGATCAATTGGAGATAGTACTCTTAATTTAATTCGTCAGCATCCTCAAAAGTTTAAAGTGCATGCTTTAACTGCGCACAAAAATGTCCGAAAACTTGCAGCTCTTGCGGAAGAATTCCAACCAGAAAAGATTGTGATTGCAGACGAAACCCTGTTTCAGGAAAATCAGGCTTTATTCACGCGGTACAAAGGCGAATGTCTGTCTGGAAAAGAAGCGATAAAGAAAGTGGCTGCAGAAGGGGACTTGATCGTAGCTGCAATTGTCGGCGCCGCTGGACTAGAACCCGTACTGGAAGCTGTAAGAGCAGGAAAAGTTATAGCTCTAGCCAATAAGGAAGCTTTGGTCTGTGCTGGCGATTTAATTATGGATGAAGTTAAAGCGTACGGAGCAACTCTGTTACCCGTAGACAGCGAACATAATGCCATTTATCAAGTATTTGATTTTGAACGTTCAGAAAGCGTATCCAAACTAACATTAACAGCGTCTGGCGGGCCATTTTTAACACGTGATCTTAACAGTTTTTCATCGATCACACCCGAGGAAGCTGTTGCCCATCCCAACTGGGATATGGGCTCTAAAATATCGGTCGATAGTGCTACAATGATGAATAAGGGGTTAGAGCTCATCGAAGCGTATCACCTTTTTCCTATTGAAGTGGATCAGTTGGATGTGATCATTCACCCACAATCTGTGATTCATTCGACGGTAGAATATAGAGATGGTTCTGTCTTGGCCCAACTCGGGTCTCCTGACATGAAAATTCCGATTTCATACTGCCTTGATTATCCCAATAGAATTGAAACCGGCGCTAAAAAGCTCGATTTGGCAGAGATCGTTCAGATGACATTCATTAAACCTTGTTACGATCGCTTTCCTTGTCTGAAACTTGCAATGGATGCCCTCAAAATAGGGGGCGCTGCTCCGACAGTTTTGAATGCTGCAAACGAAGTGGCAGTGGAAGCTTTTCTGCACAAAAAGATTAAATTTACAGATATTTCCAAGGTGGTAGAAAAATGTTTAGAGCGATCCGACATGAAAGCGCCACAATCCATCGCAAATCTATTGGAAATTGATGAAAAGGCGAGAATAACAACAAGCTCTCTGTTGACTGAGTTAAGAATGGATTAA
- a CDS encoding phosphatidate cytidylyltransferase: MKLSENLLKRIFGALILLPPVLWLLYQGGLWFTGLLMVAGVVMATEWHEMTRVRPLLIRFSSMAFVLAACLFGNLLNQLTPISTFIAAMAIPLVLVLTSLKDLDEYKSPILHIMRWSGNGTLYVALPLMSMAWIRGIDDGALFVLWTFLIVWAADVGGYFFGKGIGGAKLAPTISPKKTWAGFIGGSFLAVAVTWVLVIVIGDQRLYEALFVALCLSILSQIGDLFESAIKRAFQVKDSGTIIPGHGGILDRVDGLVFAAPAMAVILDIYVVN, from the coding sequence GTGAAACTCTCAGAAAATCTGCTTAAGAGGATTTTTGGCGCTTTGATTTTGTTGCCACCTGTCTTGTGGTTATTATATCAAGGAGGTCTTTGGTTCACAGGCCTCTTGATGGTTGCTGGGGTTGTTATGGCAACTGAATGGCACGAGATGACACGTGTAAGACCTCTACTGATTAGATTTTCTTCCATGGCCTTTGTGTTGGCTGCTTGCTTATTTGGAAATCTGCTAAACCAGCTAACGCCAATTTCTACATTTATTGCAGCTATGGCAATTCCCCTAGTTCTGGTGCTTACGTCTTTAAAAGATTTGGATGAGTATAAAAGTCCTATTCTTCATATTATGCGGTGGTCAGGTAATGGGACGCTTTATGTAGCTCTGCCTTTGATGTCGATGGCTTGGATCAGAGGGATTGATGATGGCGCTCTGTTCGTGCTGTGGACATTTCTCATTGTTTGGGCCGCAGACGTAGGTGGATATTTTTTTGGAAAGGGTATTGGGGGGGCAAAGTTAGCGCCGACCATAAGCCCCAAGAAAACATGGGCCGGCTTTATAGGCGGCAGTTTCTTAGCTGTGGCCGTAACATGGGTTTTAGTTATTGTTATAGGTGATCAAAGGCTTTATGAGGCTTTATTTGTTGCACTTTGCTTGTCAATTCTGTCTCAAATTGGAGATTTATTTGAAAGTGCGATCAAGCGTGCTTTTCAGGTGAAAGATTCTGGAACTATTATTCCTGGACACGGCGGCATATTGGACAGAGTAGACGGGCTTGTCTTTGCGGCACCAGCCATGGCTGTTATCCTTGATATATACGTGGTGAACTAA
- a CDS encoding isoprenyl transferase has protein sequence MNISADSLTTDCAQERNGPQHIAIIMDGNGRWAEERGLPRVEGHRRGAKAVRNAIEGAVKCGVGYLTIYAFSTENWNRSSAEVSDLMGLLRFYLQNEIKTLHKEKIRLKIIGDRSRLDADIQKMITTAEDKTADNERMTLIIALNYGARDELVNAFKIIAGSIEAGRLKSSDVTEQLITDHLYTARLPDPDMVIRTSGEKRVSNFLLWQIAYSELLFLDVFWPDFSEDHIQQAVNEYMSRNRRFGGRPGK, from the coding sequence ATGAATATATCTGCAGACTCTCTAACAACTGACTGTGCCCAAGAGCGCAATGGTCCTCAGCATATTGCTATCATTATGGATGGCAATGGTCGCTGGGCTGAAGAACGTGGCTTGCCCCGTGTTGAAGGCCATAGACGAGGCGCTAAAGCTGTTCGCAATGCAATTGAGGGAGCAGTGAAATGCGGTGTTGGCTATTTGACGATTTATGCATTCTCTACTGAGAATTGGAATCGGTCTAGTGCTGAAGTGTCAGACCTTATGGGGCTTCTTCGATTTTATCTTCAAAACGAAATTAAGACGCTCCATAAAGAGAAAATTCGATTGAAAATCATCGGGGATCGGTCACGTTTAGATGCAGATATCCAGAAAATGATTACAACTGCTGAAGATAAAACCGCTGACAATGAGCGCATGACACTCATTATTGCCCTCAATTATGGGGCTCGCGACGAATTGGTTAATGCTTTTAAAATAATCGCAGGATCAATAGAAGCGGGAAGGTTGAAATCTTCTGATGTCACAGAACAACTGATCACTGATCATCTGTATACAGCACGCCTGCCTGATCCAGATATGGTGATTAGGACAAGTGGTGAAAAGAGAGTGTCCAACTTTCTACTCTGGCAAATTGCATACAGTGAACTGCTCTTTTTAGATGTATTTTGGCCTGATTTTTCTGAAGATCATATCCAGCAAGCTGTGAATGAGTATATGTCGAGAAATCGGCGCTTTGGAGGCCGTCCTGGAAAGTAG
- the frr gene encoding ribosome recycling factor yields MSDLDIDLNEIERRMKGALDSLKHEFSGLRTGRASASLLDTVVCEVYGSQMPINQVGTVTVPEARMLSVNVWDSSNVSSVEKAIRNSNLGLNPMIDGQTLRIPIPELNEERRRDLAKVAGQYAEQSRIAIRNVRRDGMDTLKKMEKEKLISEDDHKVYADEVQELTNKSVKEVDAALASKEQEIMQV; encoded by the coding sequence ATGAGTGATTTAGATATAGATTTAAATGAGATCGAACGCCGCATGAAAGGCGCATTAGATTCTTTGAAGCACGAGTTCTCAGGGCTGAGAACAGGGCGTGCCAGTGCCAGTTTACTTGATACAGTTGTCTGTGAAGTTTACGGGTCTCAGATGCCGATTAATCAAGTAGGCACAGTTACAGTGCCAGAAGCGCGTATGCTTTCTGTGAATGTTTGGGATTCAAGCAATGTTAGTTCTGTTGAAAAAGCTATCCGAAATTCAAATCTCGGCTTGAATCCAATGATTGACGGTCAAACGCTGCGTATTCCAATTCCAGAGCTTAATGAGGAGCGCCGCCGCGACCTTGCCAAGGTTGCAGGACAATATGCAGAACAATCTCGTATTGCTATTCGGAATGTTCGCCGTGATGGTATGGATACGCTGAAGAAAATGGAAAAAGAAAAGTTAATCAGTGAAGACGATCATAAAGTTTATGCTGATGAAGTGCAGGAATTGACAAATAAATCTGTCAAAGAAGTTGACGCTGCACTTGCCAGTAAAGAACAGGAAATCATGCAGGTTTAG
- the pyrH gene encoding UMP kinase, translating into MSAGPKYKRVLLKLSGEALMGDGAFGIDPNTVSRVAKEISLARDAGVEVCVVVGGGNIFRGMKGAAQGMDRSTADYMGMLATVMNALAMQNGLESIGVDTRVLSAIPMASVSEPYIRRRAVRHLEKGRVVIFAAGTGNPFFTTDTAAALRAAEMNCNALLKGTQVDGVYTDDPKTNPEATRYDKLGYMDVLKQDLKVMDASAISLSRENNIPIVVFSIHNENALVDMLQGKGVCTVVGEEE; encoded by the coding sequence ATGTCTGCAGGACCAAAGTATAAGCGCGTTTTGTTAAAACTTTCTGGTGAGGCCCTGATGGGGGATGGGGCCTTTGGTATTGATCCTAATACGGTCAGCAGAGTTGCTAAAGAAATTAGTCTAGCACGGGATGCGGGCGTAGAAGTTTGCGTGGTCGTTGGTGGTGGAAATATTTTCCGCGGCATGAAGGGCGCTGCTCAGGGGATGGATCGCTCTACAGCTGATTATATGGGAATGCTTGCGACTGTAATGAACGCTCTTGCCATGCAAAATGGATTAGAGAGTATCGGTGTGGACACACGTGTCTTGTCGGCTATTCCGATGGCAAGTGTCAGTGAACCTTACATCCGCCGACGCGCAGTTCGTCATCTAGAGAAGGGGCGCGTGGTTATCTTTGCCGCGGGAACAGGAAATCCATTCTTCACCACGGATACTGCGGCTGCGCTTAGGGCTGCAGAGATGAATTGTAACGCCCTACTTAAAGGGACACAGGTTGACGGTGTTTATACGGATGATCCAAAAACTAACCCTGAAGCCACCCGATATGACAAATTAGGTTATATGGATGTTTTGAAACAAGACTTAAAAGTAATGGATGCATCAGCAATTTCATTAAGCCGAGAGAATAATATTCCTATTGTTGTCTTTTCAATTCATAATGAAAATGCCCTTGTGGATATGCTTCAAGGCAAAGGTGTATGTACCGTAGTGGGTGAGGAGGAATAA
- the tsf gene encoding translation elongation factor Ts, with protein MAQITAALVKELREKSGAGMMDCKKALAENDGNLEAAVDWLRTKGLAAAAKKASRVAAEGLVAAHVAGTKGAVAEVNSETDFVARNEQFQAFVNGVAEVSFNVGEDVDAIKAAAFPGGEKSVEETLTDNIAKIGENQSIRRARVLDVEQGVVTSYVHGAVADGMGKIIVLVALKSSADASVLEGLGKQLAMHIAATNPASMNEESLDPEIVEREKAVQIEKAKESGKPMEIIEKMIVGRMRKFLEEIVLVKQTFVIDGETKVEDVIKKAAKDAGTEIELVDYVRMELGEGIEKKEEDFAAEVAATMAGA; from the coding sequence ATGGCACAAATTACTGCTGCACTGGTAAAAGAATTGCGCGAAAAATCTGGCGCTGGCATGATGGACTGTAAAAAGGCCCTTGCTGAAAATGATGGTAACCTTGAAGCTGCTGTTGATTGGCTGCGCACAAAAGGTCTAGCTGCTGCTGCGAAAAAAGCATCACGTGTTGCGGCTGAAGGTCTTGTAGCGGCACATGTTGCAGGGACAAAAGGCGCTGTTGCGGAAGTAAACTCTGAAACAGATTTCGTTGCTCGTAACGAGCAGTTTCAAGCTTTTGTCAACGGCGTTGCTGAAGTTTCGTTTAACGTAGGCGAGGATGTAGACGCGATTAAAGCAGCTGCTTTCCCTGGCGGTGAAAAGTCAGTTGAAGAAACATTAACAGACAACATTGCGAAAATCGGTGAAAATCAATCAATCCGTCGTGCACGTGTTCTTGATGTAGAGCAGGGTGTTGTAACATCTTATGTTCATGGCGCAGTTGCTGATGGCATGGGGAAAATCATTGTTCTTGTTGCTCTTAAGTCTTCTGCTGATGCTTCAGTCCTTGAAGGGCTTGGTAAGCAGCTTGCAATGCACATTGCGGCGACAAACCCTGCTTCAATGAATGAAGAATCGCTTGATCCTGAAATCGTTGAGCGTGAGAAAGCAGTTCAAATAGAAAAAGCTAAAGAATCTGGCAAGCCTATGGAAATCATCGAGAAGATGATTGTTGGTCGTATGCGTAAATTCTTGGAAGAAATCGTCCTTGTAAAGCAGACTTTCGTAATTGACGGCGAAACAAAAGTTGAAGACGTTATTAAGAAAGCGGCAAAAGATGCTGGCACTGAGATTGAGCTTGTGGACTATGTTCGCATGGAGCTTGGTGAAGGTATTGAGAAAAAAGAAGAAGATTTTGCTGCTGAAGTTGCTGCAACAATGGCCGGCGCTTAA
- the rpsB gene encoding 30S ribosomal protein S2, with translation MAAPKANLRQLLEAGVHFGHQKHRWNPRMAPYIFGVRNGIHIMDLSQTVGYLNRALELVRDTVAGGGRVLFVGTKRQASGAIAEAAQRCGQYFVNHRWLGGMMTNWQTISKSIKQLKQLDEALSGDLAGLTKKEILKMTRQRDKLNLSLGGIQDMGGLPDLIFVIDTNRETNAIAEANNLNIPVIGILDSNSSPEGIDFPVPGNDDAARAINLYCDLIAEAVLDGIQADLAAQGVDLGEAAEVPAEAVVAEEAAVEEVAAEEVVAEEVVAEEAPAEEAVTE, from the coding sequence ATGGCCGCGCCTAAAGCTAATCTGCGCCAGCTGCTAGAAGCTGGAGTTCATTTTGGACACCAAAAACATCGCTGGAATCCTCGTATGGCACCATATATCTTTGGTGTTCGTAACGGCATTCACATTATGGACCTATCACAAACTGTTGGTTACTTGAACCGTGCTCTTGAGCTTGTTCGTGACACAGTTGCTGGTGGAGGACGTGTTCTTTTCGTAGGCACAAAGCGTCAAGCATCAGGTGCGATTGCTGAAGCTGCACAGCGCTGCGGACAGTATTTCGTTAACCACCGTTGGTTGGGTGGTATGATGACAAACTGGCAAACTATCAGTAAGTCGATCAAGCAGTTGAAACAACTTGATGAAGCACTCTCTGGTGACCTTGCAGGCTTGACTAAAAAAGAAATTCTTAAGATGACACGCCAGCGTGACAAATTGAATTTGTCACTTGGTGGTATTCAGGACATGGGCGGTTTGCCTGATCTGATTTTTGTAATCGATACAAATCGTGAAACAAATGCAATTGCAGAAGCAAATAACCTAAACATTCCTGTGATTGGTATTCTTGATAGTAACTCATCGCCTGAAGGAATTGATTTCCCAGTTCCTGGTAATGATGATGCTGCTCGTGCCATTAACCTATACTGTGATCTCATCGCTGAAGCTGTACTTGACGGTATTCAAGCGGATCTAGCAGCACAGGGTGTTGATCTTGGTGAAGCTGCAGAAGTTCCAGCTGAAGCTGTTGTTGCTGAAGAAGCTGCTGTTGAAGAAGTTGCGGCTGAAGAAGTTGTGGCTGAAGAAGTTGTGGCTGAAGAAGCACCTGCTGAAGAAGCTGTGACTGAGTAA
- a CDS encoding GntR family transcriptional regulator → MQILVDIDSEVPLFTQLVDQIKKAISDDHLTPGDALPSIRQLASDLAVNNKTVAKAYKLLERDNVIISKGYRGTFVHEDALKNSSHDISADIQDSLQDAINKCRQLGATDSEIRITFSAAMQS, encoded by the coding sequence ATGCAAATACTTGTAGACATCGACAGCGAGGTTCCTTTGTTTACGCAACTTGTTGACCAAATTAAAAAGGCGATCTCTGACGATCACCTTACACCTGGGGATGCGCTGCCATCCATCCGACAACTTGCAAGTGATCTGGCCGTAAATAACAAAACAGTCGCAAAAGCATATAAACTTCTAGAACGGGACAACGTAATTATCTCTAAGGGCTATAGAGGGACTTTCGTTCATGAAGATGCTTTAAAGAATTCAAGTCATGACATCAGCGCAGACATTCAAGATTCATTACAAGATGCCATTAATAAATGCAGGCAATTAGGGGCAACTGACAGCGAAATCCGCATCACCTTCAGTGCCGCAATGCAATCATAA
- a CDS encoding NUDIX hydrolase has product MDPIAPVTPLPSASILLIRDGLRGLEVMMMKRAETMRFAPGVYVFPGGKVDEGDHRSYFWRKYISPEAQFDDLALRIAVLRELYEEAGILYTEGQCTRHIGARSSLSSALAYAQDYLAVEQLIPFSHWITPIQAGRRFDTLFYLAPLYREEEGVEDGSEMIAKRWVRPKELLKNWRKGDIPIMFPTRLNLERLSKASSVAEALKQAPHHPVMPILPEYKLCNEAEPKLFIPAEAGFGITEATAQDIAAEAKIMTRMKATRQAQQITRKQLHRDE; this is encoded by the coding sequence ATGGATCCCATTGCTCCCGTCACGCCCTTACCATCGGCTTCCATCCTTCTCATCAGAGATGGTTTGAGGGGGCTTGAAGTGATGATGATGAAGCGGGCCGAAACAATGCGCTTTGCACCAGGTGTATATGTTTTCCCTGGAGGTAAGGTTGACGAGGGTGATCATCGATCATATTTTTGGCGAAAGTATATTTCGCCAGAGGCTCAGTTTGATGATTTGGCTTTACGCATAGCTGTTCTTAGAGAGCTTTATGAAGAAGCTGGTATTCTCTATACAGAAGGCCAGTGCACGCGGCATATTGGTGCACGATCCAGTTTGAGTTCAGCACTCGCTTATGCTCAAGATTATTTAGCCGTAGAGCAACTCATTCCTTTTTCGCATTGGATTACGCCCATTCAGGCAGGCCGACGCTTTGACACTTTATTTTATTTGGCACCACTATACAGGGAAGAAGAGGGCGTAGAGGACGGTAGTGAAATGATCGCTAAACGCTGGGTGAGGCCTAAGGAATTACTTAAGAACTGGCGAAAGGGTGATATTCCAATCATGTTTCCAACACGTCTTAATCTTGAAAGACTATCAAAGGCCTCTAGCGTTGCTGAGGCCCTCAAGCAAGCCCCTCATCATCCTGTAATGCCGATCCTTCCAGAATATAAATTATGTAATGAAGCAGAGCCTAAGCTCTTTATTCCTGCAGAAGCTGGTTTTGGGATCACTGAAGCAACGGCTCAAGATATTGCTGCAGAGGCCAAAATAATGACCCGAATGAAAGCGACACGACAGGCTCAACAGATTACTAGAAAGCAGTTGCACAGAGATGAATGA
- the dnaE gene encoding DNA polymerase III subunit alpha has product MSDTHAQFVHLRVHSAYSLAEGAIHAKDLIKQSLGLGFPAVAMTDTNNMFGAMDFSMAGTGAGVQPIVGVQLSIRNSYLTVDPKARSKPEPDQLVLLSMNREGYGNLMKLVSKAHLESDASEGPQILIEDMQGLSENVICLTGGSKGPVNTLVLKDQRSDASECLDQLKDLFGDRLYVELQRHGLEEEEASEEALLDMAYEKNIPIVATNECFFVGPDMYEAHDALLCIADGAYVDETDRRRVTPEHRLKSAEEMINLFKDLPEAIENTLYISKKCLFKVDPIDPLLPNFTEGQDISEADMLRDEAIKGLRMRLDFKAAQEGLAAGKEEEWEKEYWERLDFELGIINQMGFPGYFLIVADFIQWSKDNNIPVGPGRGSGAGSVVAWVLKITDLDPLRFSLLFERFLNPERVSMPDFDIDFCQDKREQVIKYTQDKYGADKVAQIITFGKLQARAVVKACGRVMQQPYPVTDRLAKLIPNDPGSAMTLAEAVESEERFKAEIEADEQTALVVDRALKLEGFYAHSSTHAAGVVIGDRPLDQLVPLYRDPKSDMPVTQFNMKFVEQAGLVKFDFLGLKTLTVLQRAVEYVAERDIEIDLEALPLDDKKSYELLASGNAAGVFQLESTGMRAVLKGLKPDLFEDIIAVVALYRPGPMANIPTYVERKHGREEVTYKHPMLEDILSETNGIFIYQEQVMELAQKMAGYSLGQADLLRRAMGKKIKEEMDKQVEIFVEGAKERGVTDPVARAIFDEVMAFASYGFNKSHAAAYALVAYHTAYMKANYPVEFMAAIMTLDLGNTDKLAGFKQELQRMEVPLLLPNINKSQVAFVVEKSEETYCEDLDDPRHNLAIRYALGAIKGVGEKAMEAIIEEREKNGAFTDLFDFAERIDPKLMNKRQMERLAAAGAFDCLLDSRSQANAAADVVMRYANMMAAERASNQVSLFGDDASAQVDRPALPVVRNWTPTEELEHERKAVGFYISAHPLDSYEKILERESIISAAEVFSDPGLIGQTVRMAGAILSYRESKSKNTGRKFGALMLSDRTDAFEFLIFEDDLPRTRELVEEGAPLVVNIQIKKKDDEDMVRLGSRGMDSLESVAAQSSSGLEIEVEDQDAIKSIKSVLSRRSGGKGIVKIKVPVEEDKRFAEFKLPHKYKISPELIQAIEAEIGVSSVMEQ; this is encoded by the coding sequence ATGTCAGACACACATGCACAATTTGTACACCTGCGGGTTCATTCGGCTTATTCTCTTGCTGAGGGTGCGATCCATGCCAAAGACCTCATTAAACAGAGTTTAGGCCTAGGATTTCCCGCGGTCGCCATGACAGATACAAACAACATGTTTGGGGCCATGGACTTTTCGATGGCTGGCACAGGCGCAGGGGTGCAACCAATTGTCGGTGTTCAACTCTCTATCCGAAACAGTTATCTTACAGTTGATCCAAAGGCCCGCTCAAAACCAGAACCAGATCAGCTTGTTCTTCTCTCAATGAATAGAGAAGGCTATGGCAATTTAATGAAGCTTGTCTCTAAAGCTCATCTGGAAAGCGATGCTTCTGAAGGACCGCAGATCTTGATAGAAGATATGCAAGGATTATCAGAGAATGTGATTTGTTTAACAGGTGGTTCTAAGGGGCCTGTTAATACACTTGTCTTGAAAGATCAGCGAAGTGATGCATCTGAGTGCCTCGATCAATTAAAAGATCTCTTTGGAGATCGCCTTTATGTGGAACTTCAGCGTCATGGATTAGAAGAAGAGGAGGCTTCTGAAGAGGCGCTCCTTGATATGGCTTACGAAAAGAACATTCCAATTGTGGCGACTAATGAATGTTTCTTTGTAGGCCCCGATATGTATGAAGCTCATGATGCACTTCTGTGTATTGCAGACGGCGCTTATGTGGATGAAACTGACAGGCGTCGTGTTACACCAGAGCATAGGCTTAAATCAGCTGAAGAGATGATAAATCTCTTTAAAGACTTGCCAGAAGCTATTGAAAATACTTTATATATTTCTAAAAAATGCCTCTTCAAAGTTGACCCGATTGATCCTCTTCTACCAAACTTTACTGAGGGTCAAGACATTTCAGAAGCAGACATGCTGAGAGATGAGGCTATTAAGGGCTTGCGGATGCGCCTTGATTTTAAGGCGGCTCAAGAAGGTTTAGCCGCTGGCAAGGAAGAAGAATGGGAAAAGGAATATTGGGAGCGCTTAGACTTTGAATTAGGCATCATTAATCAGATGGGCTTTCCTGGGTATTTCCTTATTGTTGCGGATTTTATTCAGTGGTCAAAAGATAATAATATACCTGTAGGGCCTGGTCGGGGATCCGGTGCTGGTTCCGTTGTTGCATGGGTGCTAAAGATTACAGACTTAGATCCACTGCGTTTCAGTTTGCTATTTGAGAGGTTCCTAAACCCTGAGCGTGTATCTATGCCTGACTTTGATATCGATTTTTGTCAGGATAAGCGCGAGCAGGTTATTAAATATACCCAAGATAAATACGGTGCAGACAAAGTCGCTCAAATTATTACATTTGGTAAACTTCAAGCCCGTGCGGTTGTGAAAGCTTGTGGGCGTGTAATGCAGCAACCTTATCCTGTTACTGATCGGCTTGCGAAATTAATTCCCAATGATCCGGGAAGCGCGATGACACTGGCAGAAGCCGTCGAAAGTGAAGAGCGTTTTAAGGCTGAGATTGAAGCAGATGAGCAAACAGCTCTCGTTGTGGACAGGGCACTGAAATTAGAAGGATTCTACGCGCATTCCTCAACTCATGCTGCTGGCGTTGTCATTGGTGATCGTCCTCTAGATCAATTGGTACCTCTTTATCGGGATCCAAAATCTGACATGCCAGTAACGCAGTTTAACATGAAGTTTGTTGAGCAGGCAGGACTTGTGAAGTTTGATTTCTTGGGATTGAAAACACTGACTGTTCTCCAACGCGCAGTGGAATATGTTGCTGAGAGAGATATTGAGATTGATCTAGAGGCCCTTCCTCTTGATGATAAGAAAAGTTATGAGCTTTTGGCTTCTGGCAATGCTGCAGGCGTCTTTCAATTAGAGAGTACGGGTATGCGTGCTGTCCTTAAAGGGCTAAAGCCCGATCTATTTGAAGATATTATTGCGGTTGTTGCCTTATATCGCCCCGGTCCTATGGCCAATATCCCTACCTATGTAGAACGCAAACACGGCCGCGAGGAAGTAACCTATAAGCATCCGATGCTTGAAGATATTCTATCAGAGACAAATGGCATTTTCATTTATCAGGAACAAGTGATGGAACTGGCCCAGAAAATGGCTGGATATAGCTTGGGTCAGGCGGACTTATTACGCCGCGCGATGGGTAAAAAGATTAAGGAGGAGATGGATAAACAAGTCGAGATTTTTGTTGAAGGGGCTAAAGAGCGGGGTGTAACAGACCCTGTGGCACGGGCCATTTTTGATGAAGTAATGGCTTTTGCTTCTTATGGGTTCAATAAATCTCACGCAGCTGCCTATGCTTTAGTTGCTTACCACACAGCTTATATGAAGGCTAATTACCCTGTTGAATTTATGGCCGCCATTATGACGCTCGATTTAGGTAATACAGATAAACTTGCAGGCTTTAAACAAGAGCTACAACGTATGGAGGTGCCCCTATTGCTGCCTAACATAAATAAGTCTCAAGTAGCTTTCGTTGTGGAAAAATCAGAAGAAACTTACTGTGAAGACTTAGATGATCCTCGCCATAACTTGGCCATACGCTATGCGCTTGGGGCTATTAAAGGCGTCGGTGAAAAGGCAATGGAAGCCATCATTGAAGAACGTGAGAAGAATGGCGCATTTACCGATTTATTTGACTTTGCAGAGCGCATTGATCCGAAACTGATGAATAAACGCCAAATGGAGCGTCTTGCGGCGGCGGGGGCGTTTGATTGTTTACTTGACAGTCGGTCCCAAGCAAATGCTGCAGCTGATGTGGTTATGCGGTATGCCAATATGATGGCAGCGGAACGCGCGAGCAATCAAGTCAGTTTATTTGGGGACGATGCCAGCGCCCAAGTTGACCGTCCTGCTTTGCCTGTGGTTAGAAATTGGACACCGACAGAGGAATTAGAGCATGAACGTAAAGCCGTTGGTTTTTATATATCAGCGCATCCCTTGGATAGTTATGAAAAAATCCTTGAACGAGAGAGTATTATTTCAGCAGCCGAGGTCTTTTCAGATCCTGGCTTGATTGGCCAAACGGTTCGAATGGCTGGAGCGATTCTCTCTTATCGAGAAAGTAAATCAAAAAATACGGGGCGAAAATTTGGCGCGTTGATGTTATCAGACAGAACGGATGCTTTTGAATTCCTTATTTTTGAAGATGATTTGCCGCGCACAAGGGAACTTGTAGAAGAGGGCGCCCCCTTGGTGGTCAATATTCAGATTAAGAAAAAAGACGATGAAGATATGGTCAGGCTTGGCTCGCGCGGTATGGATAGCCTAGAAAGTGTGGCGGCACAGTCCTCTAGTGGGTTAGAGATTGAAGTGGAAGATCAAGACGCTATTAAGTCTATAAAATCAGTACTTTCCAGACGTTCTGGGGGGAAGGGGATCGTTAAAATTAAAGTGCCTGTAGAAGAGGATAAACGGTTCGCAGAATTTAAGTTGCCCCATAAATATAAAATATCACCCGAGCTTATTCAGGCAATTGAAGCCGAAATCGGTGTATCAAGTGTCATGGAGCAATAG